A portion of the Candidatus Binatia bacterium genome contains these proteins:
- a CDS encoding GDP-mannose 4,6-dehydratase, translated as MISLVTGVAGFVGSHLAERLLAEGHTVRGVDKFLDNYPRRFKDWNLAQLSKHPRFEFVDKDLVDLDLV; from the coding sequence ATGATATCTCTCGTTACGGGCGTAGCCGGCTTTGTCGGCTCGCATCTGGCGGAAAGGCTCCTCGCCGAGGGCCATACCGTCCGCGGCGTGGATAAATTCCTCGACAACTATCCGCGCCGCTTTAAAGACTGGAACCTCGCTCAATTGTCGAAGCATCCGCGCTTCGAATTCGTGGACAAGGATCTGGTGGACCTCGATCTCGTC